AGCTAAATTTCAATTCCAAGGTGTGATTCGTCTCTCAGACACTTTATCGTATTCCCAATTAGATCTTAAGGTTTGTTTTACTTTGACTGAAAAATTTGCTCAGGAACGCCAGGACTTAGTGGGAATGGTGGCCTTACTTCCGCAGGAAGGGGGAAAAACTTGTATCCCGATTCGTGGAACTTTTTCTTCTCCTAAAGTGGATCTTCCCAACTTAAATCAGTTAGGTGGTAGTGCTCCAAAGGCAGAAGAGACTTCCATCGAACCGGCACCAGTCCCTTAAGTTTTTATCTTAGTATCTTCCAATTGATATGATAGGACGGATCTCTTGAAAGAATGTGATTCTGTTCTCTTAATGGATTACTATCGTCATCCTTTCTCCGAATATTAAAATTTCCTAACTAGATTCTCTAGATTGTAATTGATTGATAATTCATCTCGCAAAATGCATACTGTGCTTGTGGGCTACACGGAGGATTCGTTCAGATTTCAAATTTAGCAGAGAGGCAAAAGAGATAAAAAAAGAGACCTAAGGGTTTTTGTCCCAAAGATCTCTTTTTGTACCCACTCTAAACTCGGATCGAAACAACCAGAGTTTAGGATTTTGATTGGAGTTTAGATTTTACGAACAACCAGTTGTGGATCCACAAGAGATACACTTCAGACAAGCTCCGTTACGAACCATTTGGAAGGAACCGCATTCTGTACAGGAATCTCCTGTATATCCTTTGGTTCTCGCTTCTCCAATGATTTTGAGAGTTGCCGCTGCCGATTGCGCAGCTGTTGGTGGTGTTCCGCCTGCGACTGCCACAGCTTCCGGTTTTTCTTCCAAAACAGATTTCATGGAAATGGGCGAAACTTGTAGCGGAACGCGAAGTCCGCTACTTTCCTGCTTTCCCACTAGATCCTTTGTCGGATCTGCTTTTCTTCCTACTTCATCGGTTCTTAGATCCTCGGGAGATACTTGTGCCAAGTCGTATCTTCCCAGGTAGGTAATGGCAAGTTCTCTAAAGATGTAATCGATCACAGAAGTTGACATCTTAATATGAGGGTTGCCTGAAACCATACCGTTTGGCTCAAACTTGAAGAAAGTGAATGCCTCGACAAATTCTTCTAGTGGAACTCCATGTTGTAAACCAAGAGAAACTGCGATCGCAAACGCATTCGTAAGGGAACGGAAAGCGGCTCCTTCTTTATGCATATCGATAAAGATTTCACCGAGTTGGCCATCTTCGTATTCTCCTGTGCGAAGGTATACTTTGTGACCACCTACCATTGCTTTTTGTGTATAACCTGCACGACGGTGAGGAAGTTTTCTTCTTTCCGCAATGTATTTATAAACAAGTTTTTCCGCCACTTCCGTTACCGTTTTCGGAGCAGAAGAAGTTTGAAGTTCTTCCTCTTCCTCACCCACAGCACTTAACAACTGGAATACGGAGTTAAGTGGTTGTGAAAGTTTAGATCCATCACGGTAAAGTGCGTTTGCTTTGATCATCACTTTCCAAGACATGAGGTATGCGTTTTTCACATCCTCGATGGTTGCCTCCTCAGGAAGGTTGATCGTTTTGGAGATCGCACCCGAAATGAATGGTTGTGCCGCAGCCATAATTCGGATATGTGATTGATAAGATAAGAAACGTTTTCCGTATTTTCCACATTTGTTTGCACAATCAAAAACTGCGAGATCCTTCTCTTTGATAAAAGGTGCGTTTTCAATAGTCATGGTTCCACAAACATAATCATTTGCTTGCGAAATCTCATCTGCTGTAAATCCAAGAGTTTCCAAAAGATTAAAACCCATAGAGTTATAAACTGCAGGGTCAATTCCTAAAGTTTTGGAAAGGAAATCTTCACCTAACGTGAATTTGTTGAACGCAAATTGGATATCAAAAACAAATGGAAGTTGTTTTTCGAGTTTTTCTAATACATCTTCTGTAAAACCTTTTTCTTTCAAACGAGCTGTGTTGACACCAGGTGCTCCGTTAAAAGTAGCATGGCCTTTACAGTAGTTCACAATGGCATCTTGTTCTGCTTGACTATACCCAAGTTTTTTAAGAGCCGCAGGAACGGATTGGTTGATGATTTTGAAGTATCCACCACCAGCTAATTTTTTGTATTTCACGAGAGCAAAGTCTGGTTCGATACCTGTGGTGTCACAGTCCATGACAAGACCAATGGTTCCCGTTGGTGCAATCACAGTCACTTGTGCGTTACGGTATCCGTACAATTCACCAAGTTCCAAGGCTCTGTCGGAATCTTCTTTCGCTGCTTCGAGTAAGTAGGAAGGAAGAAAAGACGGATTGATTCCCACTGGAGTGATGGTTAGGCCTTCGTATTCTTCTTTTGGTGCATTGTAAGCAGCACGTCTGTGGTTACGAATCACACGTAGCATGTGGTTTTTATTTTTTTCGTATCCTGCAAATGGTCCGAGTTCTTTTGCCATCTCCGCTGAAGTAGCATAAGAAGTCATATGCATGATGGAAGTAATCGCACCAGTCACAGCCATCGCTTCTTGTGAATCATAAGGAATACCCATGATCATGAGAAGAGAACCAAGGTTTGCATATCCCAGTCCTAAAGTTCTAAACTTGTAAGAGAGTTCTGCAATTTCTTTGGAAGGGAACTGGGCCATAAGCACAGATACTTCTAAGATGATGGTCCAAATTTTGTTTAAGTAACGGTATCCCGCGACATCAAAACTTCCATCTTCTTTTAAGAATTTAACAAGGTTTGCTGACGCTAAGTTACATGCCGTATTGTCGAGGAACATATACTCAGAACATGGGTTCGATGCATTGATCGCACCGTCTTCTGGACAAGTATGCCATTCGTTGATGGTGCTATGATATTGTGTTCCTGGGTCTGCAGAGTTCCAAGCGGCATTCGCAATTCTTTCCCAAAGATCCCGCGCACGTAAAGTTTTAGAAGGTTTTGCTTCTCTGTTTGCGGCCTTTGCTTTTTCTTTTTCCGTTCTGTTATAAAGGTGGAAAGGGAGGTCTTTTTCCACTGCTTCCATAAACTCATTTGTGATTCGCACGGAGTTATTGGAGTTTTGTCCAGAAACAGTATTATAAGCTTCGGATTGCCAATCAGTGGTCAATTCTTCAAAGAGTAAGTCTTTGTAACCTTGTTTGGAAAGGTCAATCACTCGTTTGATATAGTTGTCTGGAACAAATGCTTTTCTTGCTTTTTGGATCGCTTTTTTGAGATCTACATTGGCAGTTGGGTCGTAAGCCGCTTCTTCACCAAGTGTTTGTTTGGCGGAAGAACAAGCGCTCATAATATCGTTTAAGAGGCGGTTATTGAGAATGGATCCTGTAACAAGGGATGCCACTTTTTTCTCTTCTTGTACTTTCCAATCAATGAACTCTTCGATGTCTGGATGGTCCATATCAAGACAAACCATCTTCGCCGCACGACGAGTGGTTCCTCCTGATTTGATGGCTCCTGCAGCTCTGTCCCCAATTTTAAGGAAAGACATGAGCCCAGAACTTTTTCCACCGCCAGAGAGAGATTCATTGGCAGCACGTAAGTTAGAAAAGTTAGTTCCTGTTCCTGATCCGTATTTGAAAAGACGTGCTTCGCGAACCCAAAGATCCATGATTCCGCCTTCATTGACTAAATCATCATCCACAGATTGGATGAAACAGGCATGGGGTTGTGGGTGTTCGTAAGAAGAGGCTGATCTTACTAGTTTTCCTGATTTTGGATCCACATAGTAGTGGCCTTGTGATTTTCCATCAATTCCATACGCCCAGTGGAGTCCTGTATTGAACCACTGTGGGGAATTGGGTGCAGCCATTTGGCTTGCGAGCATAAAAATAACTTCTTCATAGAAAACACGAGCGCTATCTTCATCGGTAAAATAACCGTGTTTATAACCCCAATACGTCCAACATCCCGCAAGGCGGTGGAACACTTGTTTGGAGTCTGATTCTCCCACAAATCTGTCTTCAGGATTGAGAGCGGAAAGTTTTTCATCATCAGGAACCGAACGTTGTAACCATTCAGGAATTCCTTTTTCCGCTACCTTCTTTAAATATTTGGGAACACCTTTTCTTCGAAAGTATTTCTGCGCGAGGATATCTGTTGCCACCTGCGACCAAAAATCCGGAACTTCCACTCCGTTGGCCTCAAATACAACTGACCCGTCCGTATTCGTAATTTTAGAATCCTTACGGACCCAAGTTAAATTCGGGTAAAGACCCGTATTCCCTTTGGTAAAATGCCTCTCAATTTTCATGCAGACCCCATCTACAACAACATATACAATTTCTATTTTTTCCTCTACCAGGAGCGGAGAGGATTATGTCACAATGAAGGTATCTTTGGTTGGAAACATCCATTTTTTCTCTTGAGGTTCCCTCGTTTCTTAGAATTTTTTCAAAATTTCTGTAGGCTCTGAAAGTTTTTTTTCGTTGACCTAGCGACCTTCCTACGTAGCATGGTCACAGATTCGAGATTCCCCTTTAGCTCAGTCGGTAGAGCAAATGACTGTTAATCATTGGGTCGCTGGTTCGAGCCCAGCAGGGGGAGCGGTCTCGAGGTTGTTCTCATTTTGAGTTCCTTCCTTACCAAAAATTTTTTTTTAAAACTCCCGAAAATCTTAGATATTTCCCTCAAACTTTCACCAAATTTCTCATTATCAATCTGTTTTTTTCTAGTTTTTACGGGT
This genomic window from Leptospira bandrabouensis contains:
- a CDS encoding vitamin B12-dependent ribonucleotide reductase, with translation MKIERHFTKGNTGLYPNLTWVRKDSKITNTDGSVVFEANGVEVPDFWSQVATDILAQKYFRRKGVPKYLKKVAEKGIPEWLQRSVPDDEKLSALNPEDRFVGESDSKQVFHRLAGCWTYWGYKHGYFTDEDSARVFYEEVIFMLASQMAAPNSPQWFNTGLHWAYGIDGKSQGHYYVDPKSGKLVRSASSYEHPQPHACFIQSVDDDLVNEGGIMDLWVREARLFKYGSGTGTNFSNLRAANESLSGGGKSSGLMSFLKIGDRAAGAIKSGGTTRRAAKMVCLDMDHPDIEEFIDWKVQEEKKVASLVTGSILNNRLLNDIMSACSSAKQTLGEEAAYDPTANVDLKKAIQKARKAFVPDNYIKRVIDLSKQGYKDLLFEELTTDWQSEAYNTVSGQNSNNSVRITNEFMEAVEKDLPFHLYNRTEKEKAKAANREAKPSKTLRARDLWERIANAAWNSADPGTQYHSTINEWHTCPEDGAINASNPCSEYMFLDNTACNLASANLVKFLKEDGSFDVAGYRYLNKIWTIILEVSVLMAQFPSKEIAELSYKFRTLGLGYANLGSLLMIMGIPYDSQEAMAVTGAITSIMHMTSYATSAEMAKELGPFAGYEKNKNHMLRVIRNHRRAAYNAPKEEYEGLTITPVGINPSFLPSYLLEAAKEDSDRALELGELYGYRNAQVTVIAPTGTIGLVMDCDTTGIEPDFALVKYKKLAGGGYFKIINQSVPAALKKLGYSQAEQDAIVNYCKGHATFNGAPGVNTARLKEKGFTEDVLEKLEKQLPFVFDIQFAFNKFTLGEDFLSKTLGIDPAVYNSMGFNLLETLGFTADEISQANDYVCGTMTIENAPFIKEKDLAVFDCANKCGKYGKRFLSYQSHIRIMAAAQPFISGAISKTINLPEEATIEDVKNAYLMSWKVMIKANALYRDGSKLSQPLNSVFQLLSAVGEEEEELQTSSAPKTVTEVAEKLVYKYIAERRKLPHRRAGYTQKAMVGGHKVYLRTGEYEDGQLGEIFIDMHKEGAAFRSLTNAFAIAVSLGLQHGVPLEEFVEAFTFFKFEPNGMVSGNPHIKMSTSVIDYIFRELAITYLGRYDLAQVSPEDLRTDEVGRKADPTKDLVGKQESSGLRVPLQVSPISMKSVLEEKPEAVAVAGGTPPTAAQSAAATLKIIGEARTKGYTGDSCTECGSFQMVRNGACLKCISCGSTTGCS